One genomic segment of Vibrio quintilis includes these proteins:
- a CDS encoding transposase has product MAYAEDIANELNNVSVSKLPPYSPELNPIEQVSSWLRQRYLTNQSFTDYEDIISKVCDAWNSFWD; this is encoded by the coding sequence GTGGCATACGCGGAAGACATTGCCAATGAATTGAATAACGTGAGTGTTAGCAAACTACCACCATACTCCCCAGAGTTGAACCCGATAGAACAGGTATCGAGTTGGTTGAGGCAACGCTATCTAACCAACCAATCTTTTACTGATTACGAGGACATCATCTCCAAAGTCTGCGATGCATGGAATAGTTTTTGGGATTGA